A region of Thermococcus barossii DNA encodes the following proteins:
- the hmgA gene encoding hydroxymethylglutaryl-CoA reductase (NADPH) produces the protein MKVEELVDKVASGEVKLHQVEKYTKDKRLATEVRRKALEKKLGVSLENIGHYSIDPEKVIGKNIENMIGVVQIPMGVAGPLKINGEYAKGEFYIPLATTEGALVASVNRGCSALTAAGGVRTTIIDDKMTRAPLLKCPDARKAREVAEWVKANIDYLQEKAVSKVTRHGKLRDVKPFIVGNNLYLRFEFETGDAMGMNMVTISSEEIMKVIEEEFPDVKYLALSGNLCVDKKPNAMNFINGRGKTVIAEAVIPREIVEKKLKTTPELIAEVNYRKNLVGSAQAGSYGFNAHFANIVGAIFLATGQDEAQITEGSHGITLAEVTPEGDLYISITMPSLEIGTVGGGTRVPTQREALSIMGVAGSGEPAGTNAKKFAEIIAGAVLAGELSLLAAIAAKHLAKAHKELGR, from the coding sequence ATGAAGGTGGAAGAGCTTGTGGATAAGGTAGCCAGTGGAGAGGTGAAGCTCCACCAGGTTGAGAAATACACGAAGGATAAGCGGCTCGCCACCGAGGTGAGGAGAAAAGCCCTGGAGAAGAAGCTCGGCGTTAGCCTCGAAAACATAGGGCACTACTCGATAGACCCCGAGAAGGTCATCGGAAAGAACATCGAGAACATGATAGGCGTCGTTCAGATACCGATGGGTGTTGCAGGACCTCTCAAAATCAACGGGGAATACGCGAAGGGTGAGTTCTACATTCCCCTGGCCACCACGGAGGGGGCCCTCGTCGCGAGCGTGAACCGCGGATGCTCCGCCCTCACCGCCGCGGGTGGCGTTAGGACGACCATCATAGACGATAAGATGACCCGTGCGCCGCTCCTCAAGTGCCCGGACGCGAGAAAAGCCAGGGAAGTTGCAGAGTGGGTCAAGGCCAACATCGACTACCTCCAAGAGAAAGCGGTCAGCAAGGTTACCCGCCACGGGAAGCTGCGCGACGTCAAGCCATTCATAGTCGGCAACAACCTCTATCTTCGCTTCGAGTTTGAAACGGGCGATGCGATGGGAATGAACATGGTGACAATCTCCAGCGAGGAGATAATGAAGGTCATTGAGGAGGAGTTCCCCGATGTTAAATACCTCGCCCTCTCCGGAAACCTCTGCGTGGACAAGAAGCCCAACGCAATGAACTTCATCAACGGGCGCGGGAAGACGGTGATAGCCGAGGCAGTAATCCCGCGCGAGATAGTCGAGAAGAAGCTAAAGACCACCCCGGAGCTCATTGCCGAGGTGAACTATCGCAAGAACCTCGTCGGCTCCGCCCAGGCAGGTTCCTACGGCTTCAACGCCCACTTCGCCAACATAGTCGGTGCGATATTCCTCGCCACCGGCCAGGACGAGGCGCAGATTACCGAGGGCTCGCACGGCATAACCCTTGCGGAGGTAACGCCCGAGGGGGACCTTTACATAAGCATCACCATGCCGAGCCTTGAGATTGGAACGGTTGGCGGGGGAACACGCGTTCCGACCCAGAGGGAGGCGCTGAGCATAATGGGCGTTGCCGGCAGTGGGGAACCAGCCGGAACTAACGCCAAGAAGTTCGCCGAGATAATAGCCGGCGCCGTCTTGGCCGGAGAGCTCTCGCTCCTCGCGGCTATAGCTGCCAAGCACCTTGCCAAGGCCCACAAGGAGCTTGGGCGTTAG